GCGGAAAAAGAAACCGAATTGCACCCTCAGTGTCATTGGTGCATAGTTTGTGCGCGACGGGATATTCGCTGTCGCCTTCCAACACCTAGGTGGTTCAATCTTGAAACTCTCGCGCACGTTGATTAATGGAATTTCCTTATTAGCTGCGATGGCAGCCTTTTACATGGTGTGGCGGGAAATAACAACCTATCAGGTAACCTGGGCTACCGTTGGTGAAATTGTTGCAGATTTTTCATCATCCAGCTTGCTGTTAGCTTTTGCCGCCACCATCATGGGTTATCTGGTACTCGCCACCTATGACCTGTTGGCCATTCATCACTTGCAATACAAAATTGCATGGCATAAAACACTCTTAGCCAGTTTCCTGGGATTCGCCATCAGTAATAATGCGGGCCATGCGATTATCACCGGTGGTGCCGTGCGTTTTCGATTTTATTCAAGCTGGGGATTGGATACTGCCGCAATTGGAAAAATTATTATTTTCTCCAGTGCCACCTACTTATTAGGCGCCGCTACTTTATTGTGTGCCGCTTATTTTTTTGCTCCGCAAGAGGAGTTACATAACCCGCAACTCTTGGGCGGCCACCTATCCTGGCTCATTGGAAGTGTCGCACTCTTACTGGCGATTTATTGGTTGCTGATCCTCAGCGGACGGCATCAACTGCGCTGGAAAAAAATTAATATTAGCCTACCGCCTGCGCCTATTTCCGCACTGCAAACCATTGCCGGCATTTGCGATTTGGTATTTGCAGGCTTGGTGCTCTATTGCTTGTTACAACCCGCAACACAAATGCACTTTATGTGGTTTTTTACCCTGTATATTCTTGCGCAACTAACAGGGCTTTTTAGTCAGGTCCCCGGCGGGATAGGTATTTTTGAAAGCGCTTTTTTATTCCTGGTGGGCGACAACTACAATCACCAAATTATTTTGATTGCATTGCTAACCTACAGACTGATGTATTTTCTACTACCACTGGTGATTGCGCTTCTTATTTTTCTATTTACGCAGCGAAAAACGTTCATGCACCATTGGCAGACATTACCGGGAGTGATTCAACTACAAAACACCGTCAAAACACTCAGCATTTTTTTGCATAAACGTTTACCACTTTTGCTATCCCTGTTGACGCTGGGCGCTGGCAGTATTCTATTGTTTTCAGGCAGCACACCGGACTTACCTGAACGGCTACATACCCTTCGTCACATTATTAATCTCCCGCTTATTGAAGCATCACACTTACTGGGCAGCGTGATTGGCGTGTTCCTGTTGATACTCGCACGTGCCATTTTATTGCGGATCAATGCCGCCTACCCCTTAACATTGTTACTGCTCGCAGCCGGTATTGTGCTGTCGCTAACAAAGGGGTTGGATTATGAAGAAGCATTATTTTTAACTGTGCTGTTCCTGCTATTTATTCCATGCAAGCCTTACTTTTACCGCAAATCCAATTTGGGTGCACATTTGCTTACACCGGGTTGGATAGCATTAATCATCAGCATTATTATATTCAGTATTGTAATTGGCTTTATGGCCTACAAAGAAGTGAATTACGCCCATGAGCTGTGGTGGCAATTTGAGCAGGACGCCAATGCATCGCGCTTTTTACGCGCAACATTACTCATCAGTATTATCGCTTGCGGAACATTATTGCATTACCTTTTATCCCGCGGACAATATAAACCACAACTCCCCTCTCCCGAAGAAATTGCTGAAGCCTATGCAATTATCAACACACAAAAGAATACCGAACACTATATTAGCCTGAGTGCTGACAAGTATCTTTTCTGGAGTGAAAACCGCGATAGTTTTATTGCCTATATAACAACGCCCAAATACTGGATTGCACTCAATGATCCCTGCGGTAATAAATCCACCTTTAAAAGCCTGGCCAAGGCGTTTCGCTCTCGCGCTGATTTACACGGCGCAAAGCCGGTGTTCTACCGTATTACCACTGAACACCTACCACTCTACGTTGACCTCGGCCTCAACCTGGTAAAACTTGGCGAAGAGGCTCATGTGGATTTAAGCAACTTTACGCTAAAAGGAAATGCCTGGACCTCATTTCGCAACACCATCAATAAAATAAACAAAGAGGGCTTTACCTTCAGGATAATTCCCGCTGCAGCATGTGCAGATCACCTCGCTGCGCTGCAACAGGTTTCTGACCAATGGCTTGCACACAAAAAAACCCGGGAAAAAGGCTTTTCGCTGGGATTCTTTGACAAACACTACTTGTCGCTTTTTGATATTGCTGTGGTGGAAAAAAATGATGAAATTGTTGCTTTTGCCAATGTATTGCATGGCGACCTGCCCAACGAAGTATCCATCGATTTAATGCGCTATGGCGATAAAGCGCCAAAAGGCGCAATGGATTTCTTGTTAACCAACATTATCCTTTGGGCAAAAGAACATCACTATTACACCTTCAATCTGGGCATGGCACCACTTGCCGGGTTGGATGATGATGAATTGGCACCGTTTTGGCAGCGCTTGGGTTCATCGGTATTTCGCTTGGGCAACGAATTTTATGATTTTCAGGGATTACACCACTATAAAGAAAAATTTCGCCCGCAATGGAACCCGGTTTATCTTGCACTGCCACGAGGCGGACACTTGGCACCGGTTATTTTTACCATCACCAATGCCATTTCCGGAGGAGTTAAAGGGAGCTTTTCCAAATGAAACGGGTGCTGTCATTGTTTTTATGCGTGCTTAGCCTTAGCTGTGCGGCGCAGTATCAACCAGAAACCCTGGCATGGGGTGATTTTGGTAACACCATTGTTTATAACGGCGGCACAAAGGGCGTTGAGTTATTGTTAACTGACAATCAACATCAACCCCAAGCCAAACTATTTGCCGAACAATTAAGCCAGCAGGGAAACCTGAGCGCTGTATTAAATATGGATAGTTATCTCACTGCTCTTGAGCGGCGACATGCCACCTGTTTTGATGCAGCAACACCACTGTCTGTCTATGCGCAAGATCTGCAACAACGCCATCGTTTCCCGCATTTTACCCAAGCCTTTATCACTGGTTTTGGTACAGCAGGACACTATTTATATGCGATGCTAAGCCAAATACCCAAAGGCATGTTTCGCGGTGCTTACAGCATCAACCTTGAAACACAATTCACCCTGCCTATTCCATTTTGCAAACCACTCCTCAACATTGCATGGGATAGTAAAACCCATAACGCCACCATTTTAGCTACCACACCGTTACAGACCCCATGGAAATTATTCAACACGACAATCTGGATTAACCAACTAATGCCACATTTTTCGCTTCTGGGCAATTGGCAACAAGATCGCCGTCAATTTGAGCAGGTACTAGCAACCAAGCAAGCGACATCTGCAGACTCAGCAATATCACAACTTCCCTTGATTGAAATCCCCATGCACTTATCATCAACAACTCCCACTTCTAATACACTTGCCATTATTATTTCTGGTGATGGAGGTTGGGCTAATATCGATAAAGACATCGCCAATGCATTAGCTAGTAAAGGAATTGCGGTGGTTGGTTGGAATTCGCTGGAATATTTTTGGGAGGAAAAAACACCCGACATTGCTGGAAAGGATTTACAAGGTGTTATTAACCATTACCTGAATGCCTGGAAAAAAACAAAGCTGATTATGATTGGTTTTTCTATGGGGGCAGACGTTATGCCCTTTATGGTGAACCGTTTAGATAAGGACACCCAGGCCAATATTCTGAGTGTGAATTTACTAAATCCATCCACTAGCGTGGACTTTGTCTTTCACCTCAGCGGCTGGCTGCAAAATGACAAAGAGGCAAGCCATAAACTTTACCCGGAAGTAAAAGATTGGAAAGACTGGCCATCCAATTGCTTTTACAGTGAGACCAAAGAAAGCCTTTGCGAAAAAATTCAGGAAAATCTGGAACAAAAACCGGATAAACAACAACTCTTCTATTTACCCGGCGATCACCATTTTAATGGGAACTATCAACAACTTATCGAACTGATACTTAAAAACAGTACCGCACAGTGATTACCACTCAATTCCCTTTTGCGCTTTAACACCGGCATTAAATGCATGTTTAATTGCTTTTACCTCACTAAAGGTATCAGCGAGATCTTCCAGATATTTTTTAGCGCCGCGACCGGTGATAATCACATTTTGATTGCGCGGGCGGTTTTGGATAGCGGTAATAACCTTATCTTTATCCAGATATTTGTAATTGAGCATGTAGGTCAATTCATCCAGCAATACCAAGTGGATATCCGGGTCGCGAAAGACGTGTTCACACTCTTCCCATACTTTTTCAGCGGCAGCCTTATCTTGTTCAGCACTTTGGGTCTCCCAAGTGAAGCCTGTCCCCATCACAAAATACTCAAGTTGTGGGCTGGCACCACGAAAAACACTTTCCGTTAAAAAGTTTTTCTCACCGCATTCCCATGTGCCTTTAATAAATTGCACTATCGCGACTTTGTAACCGTGCCCGAGGCAGCGCAAGGCCGTTCCAAAACCGGACGAACTTTTCCCTTTACCATCACCGGTTAACACAATCACTACACCGCGCTCTTCATCTGCACGCGCAATCGCCGCATCGACAATTTCTTTGCGCTGCTGCATGCGTTCTTGATGGCGCTTGGCTTTGTCGTTGCTATCGGTCTGGTTATCGGTCATGGCAATTCTCTTTAATTAAACAAGGGTGGGTGTTGCTTTCGCTTCACCCACCTTACTGTACTTAGAAGCGATAGGTAATACTGGCTTCGTAGTTACGTTCTGGTTGTGGGTATTGTCCCCAGGTCGAGTGATAACCTGCATACAATTCATTGGTAATATTATTGATACGGCCACTCACTTCCAATTGACGATAAGTATAAACCGCCGCCAAATTGAATACGGTTAGAGGTGCAAGCATGCTACTGCTGTTGTTCTCATCACCTGATTTGTAACGTGAACCGGTATAAATACTTTCCAAAGAAAAGGTTAAGGGGGTAATTGGTGTGAATAATACCGTTACTGCCGCCGAATTTTCGGCAATAAATGGGACTTTCTTACCTTTATAAGTACCATCAATGACTTCCGCGTCGGTATAGGTGTAATTAAAACGCAACGCCAGCTCATCACTCAAACGAGTGTCGGCATCCAGTGTAAGCCCCTGACGCTCTGAATCAGGCAAGTTAATATTAGCCCCGTTATAAAACTGATTGTTGGGAACAAATGGATCGTAAACGATCTCATCATTTAATGTCATATGATAAAGCGCATAAGAAACCTGTGATTTCTCACCTTGCCATTGCGTACCAAGCTCAAAGGACTCGCCTGTTTGCGGCTTCAAAAAAATGACGTTTACAGGAACCAGATTATTATCATCCGGGTTTGCAAAACGGAAACTCTCGGCAAAGCGACCAAATACTCGCCACTCATTGCTGAGCTGGTAACTTAGACCAAATTCGCTTGCCGTCAGGTCGTCTTTTTGCTGCTCTGATTGCAATTGATTTTCATCATCCACTTCTGACTGGCGCACACCTATGGTTGCAGTCAATT
The nucleotide sequence above comes from Cellvibrio sp. PSBB023. Encoded proteins:
- the mprF gene encoding bifunctional lysylphosphatidylglycerol flippase/synthetase MprF; amino-acid sequence: MKLSRTLINGISLLAAMAAFYMVWREITTYQVTWATVGEIVADFSSSSLLLAFAATIMGYLVLATYDLLAIHHLQYKIAWHKTLLASFLGFAISNNAGHAIITGGAVRFRFYSSWGLDTAAIGKIIIFSSATYLLGAATLLCAAYFFAPQEELHNPQLLGGHLSWLIGSVALLLAIYWLLILSGRHQLRWKKINISLPPAPISALQTIAGICDLVFAGLVLYCLLQPATQMHFMWFFTLYILAQLTGLFSQVPGGIGIFESAFLFLVGDNYNHQIILIALLTYRLMYFLLPLVIALLIFLFTQRKTFMHHWQTLPGVIQLQNTVKTLSIFLHKRLPLLLSLLTLGAGSILLFSGSTPDLPERLHTLRHIINLPLIEASHLLGSVIGVFLLILARAILLRINAAYPLTLLLLAAGIVLSLTKGLDYEEALFLTVLFLLFIPCKPYFYRKSNLGAHLLTPGWIALIISIIIFSIVIGFMAYKEVNYAHELWWQFEQDANASRFLRATLLISIIACGTLLHYLLSRGQYKPQLPSPEEIAEAYAIINTQKNTEHYISLSADKYLFWSENRDSFIAYITTPKYWIALNDPCGNKSTFKSLAKAFRSRADLHGAKPVFYRITTEHLPLYVDLGLNLVKLGEEAHVDLSNFTLKGNAWTSFRNTINKINKEGFTFRIIPAAACADHLAALQQVSDQWLAHKKTREKGFSLGFFDKHYLSLFDIAVVEKNDEIVAFANVLHGDLPNEVSIDLMRYGDKAPKGAMDFLLTNIILWAKEHHYYTFNLGMAPLAGLDDDELAPFWQRLGSSVFRLGNEFYDFQGLHHYKEKFRPQWNPVYLALPRGGHLAPVIFTITNAISGGVKGSFSK
- a CDS encoding AcvB/VirJ family lysyl-phosphatidylglycerol hydrolase, whose product is MKRVLSLFLCVLSLSCAAQYQPETLAWGDFGNTIVYNGGTKGVELLLTDNQHQPQAKLFAEQLSQQGNLSAVLNMDSYLTALERRHATCFDAATPLSVYAQDLQQRHRFPHFTQAFITGFGTAGHYLYAMLSQIPKGMFRGAYSINLETQFTLPIPFCKPLLNIAWDSKTHNATILATTPLQTPWKLFNTTIWINQLMPHFSLLGNWQQDRRQFEQVLATKQATSADSAISQLPLIEIPMHLSSTTPTSNTLAIIISGDGGWANIDKDIANALASKGIAVVGWNSLEYFWEEKTPDIAGKDLQGVINHYLNAWKKTKLIMIGFSMGADVMPFMVNRLDKDTQANILSVNLLNPSTSVDFVFHLSGWLQNDKEASHKLYPEVKDWKDWPSNCFYSETKESLCEKIQENLEQKPDKQQLFYLPGDHHFNGNYQQLIELILKNSTAQ
- the cobO gene encoding cob(I)yrinic acid a,c-diamide adenosyltransferase, which encodes MTDNQTDSNDKAKRHQERMQQRKEIVDAAIARADEERGVVIVLTGDGKGKSSSGFGTALRCLGHGYKVAIVQFIKGTWECGEKNFLTESVFRGASPQLEYFVMGTGFTWETQSAEQDKAAAEKVWEECEHVFRDPDIHLVLLDELTYMLNYKYLDKDKVITAIQNRPRNQNVIITGRGAKKYLEDLADTFSEVKAIKHAFNAGVKAQKGIEW